The DNA sequence TCTTTCTTATGCCGCTTGCACTTAACTTGACGCTTATGAACACTACCAAATAAGAAATAATTGAAAGTCTTTTATTATACAATCAGGAAAAGCATGCAAAAACAAAAAATCCCAATCACAGTAATAGTAACGATGGTGATACAGACCATAGCAACAATTTGGTGGCTTGCCAAGCTTGATTTAAGAGTACAAATTCATGATCAATTTATAGAACGAAATCACGAACTAATAGAAACAGTTTATCGCCTTGAGGAGCGGGTAAAAAATCTCATTGAAGAAGTTAATGAGCTTGAGCAAAAACACAAATAACAACTAAATTTCATAGTGGTAAAATACATTTTATCCGTTGATGGAGGTGGCATAAGGGGAATAATACCAGCAGTAATTCTAGCAGAAATAGAAAAGAGAGCAAGGAAGACAATTTCCCAAATCTTTGACTTAATGGCAGGTACTTCAACCGGTGGAATTGTTGTAGCAGGGTTATGCAAAAAAGATGAACGGGGAAATCCCCAATATTCAGCAAATGATTTAGTTGAGCTTTACCAAGAATACGGGTCATATATTTTTAAGTCTTCATTTTTTAGGCGAGCAATATTATCTTGGTTTAACTGTGCACAATATCCACATAAAAATATTGAATTTGTACTGGATAAATATTTTGGAGAGGATATTCTAAAAAATACATTAAGTAATGTATTGCTTACAAGTTACGACATTTACAATAATTGCCCATTTTTCTTCAAAAGCTGGAAAGAAGGTAATATTAAGCTGAAAGATGCACTCAGAGCTGCAACGGCTGCACCTACTTACTTTGCACCTAAATATCTTAAAATCAACCAAAAGGAAATGGTATTAGTGGATGGCGGGGTATTTGCTAATAATCCAGCGGCTTGTGCATATGCTAGTGGTAAGAGATTATTTCCTAATGATGATATTCTACTGTTATCGATAGGTACTGGCAGAACAGATAGAAGCATAGAGTATGCCAATTCAAAGAGATTTGGAAAAATAGGCTGGATAAAACCACTACTACATGTGATGTTTTCTTCAAGTTTAGATGCAGTCAACTACCAACTTAATCAAGTTATAGCTAATAAATATATACGCATACAATCGCAATTAAAAATAGCATCACCTGACATGGATAATATTACATCAAAAAATATCAAATCTCTTCAGCAAGAGGCAAAGGCAATGATAGAGGAAAATCAGAAAGTGATAGAGAAATTCTGTATAGAAATATTAAATATATAACTATTCTCTCTAATATTTTAATATATTATTTATGAGTCAGTAAACTACTGCAGTTTTTAAACCAGGCTAAGTTTTGAAAGCATAATTTTCAAGCTCCTCAATAGATAAATCTGTTATTTTAGAAATAGCATCAATAGAAACATTCAGCATACTTAGATTATTTGCAACTTTTATTTATATTAAGTATATAACTATTTTTGCTTATATCTTAATGTGTTATTTAACATTCCCAACCGTCTTTAACACAATTCAATTTTCACAATCATCAGCAGTTAGGCCACTTGCTCGCACAATAATGTCAATAGAAATATCTGCCTTTGATAGATTCTTTGCAACCCTGACTTTCTCTGCTTTTTTAACTTTTTCCTTGCCGCTTTTCATATCTTCAGATAGAGATTTAACTAACGCATCTAATGATTCTTGTTCTCTGTACTCATCCATTAAACTCAATAGCTTTTTGCTTTCCCTTGTTTTAGGCAGCAGAACTTTAATATTCACTGATAATCCTTCTGCTATTTGATATAATTTGTCAAATGATATGGCAGTGTATCCTATTTCATACTCGTGTATTTCCTTGAGTGTTAAACCAACTTTGTTTGCTAAATCTTTTTGAGTATACCTTTTTATCAATCTCCATTCTCTTATTCTTTGCCCTACTCTGTAGTATATAGAATCAGTGCAGACTTCTTTCTCTGTATTATCATACTCGTAAATAGATAAGCCGGTTGCTTGGGAAATTATGTCAACTGAAACTCCTTCTTTAACTAGATTTTTTGCTACTTCTAATCTTGCCTCCTCTTGATTGATTTTCTCGCTAATATGAACAAACCTGACTAATGAAGGTACTATTTTGCCTAACTTTTGATTCTCATATATTTTTGTTAGATAGAGTATTTCTTCGTCTTCATCTTTATACTCTCTTACTATTACTGATTCAGGTAGCAGATCTGTAACAGTAGCTGATAATGCTTTTGCTATTATATATAATACTTCAACAGGAATAGCGCTATAGCCATTTTCATAGCTGTTCACTTCTTGGTATGTTAAACCTATTTGACCTGCTAATCCTATTTGAGTATGACCTCGCATTAACCTACAATTTTCTATTTTTTGCCCTATTCCATAACTAACATTGCTTGCAGAAACAAACACATATACCTCCATTTAAGAAAAAAACTCTATTACTATAATTTTTCCACGAGCTACCCATCTAAAACTATATCAACAGGTAAACCTACCGCTTGCAAAATAATATCAACAGGAATTCCCCCTTTTACTAAATCCTTTGCAGCTTTGATCCTTTCCGCTTTTCTCACTTTTTCTTCACAAATCCTTATACCTTCAAACAGAGACTCTCTTAATGCATTACGTAGTTCTTGGCTCTCAATTTCTTTGTATTCTTTAACCAAATCAGGTAGCTTATTTTCTATCTCATCTCCTGTTAGTTCAAGTAGGTCCATGATATTAATTGATAACACCTTTGCTATTCCATGTAATTTATCAAGTGGAACAGAAGTCCTTCCTTGTTCATAGTTGCTTATTTCGTGACGTGTTGTATTCATTTTCTCTGCTAAATCTTTTTGAGCATACTCTCTCACTAGCCTCCATTCTTTTATCTTCTTTCCTATTTGGCAGTGTATAGAACCAACTTTTTCTTCAATACATTCATCAGCAGAGAGGCCAATTGCTTGTGAAACAATATCAACAGAAATTCCTGCTTTAACCAGACCCTTTGCAATTTTTATTTTTTCCGATTTTCTACTACTTTTTTCACTGACTTGGACAAATTTGGTTAGCAAACAAAACATTCTACGTAACTCATGATCGTTAATCTTTTTATATTCTCTTACTAGATTTAATATTTCCTCTCCGTCATCTTCAAAACAGATTTTTGATACAGGAATGAGATCCGTAATACTGATTGATAGTGCCTCAGCTATAGCATATAACCTTTCAATTGAAATTCTACGGTTTCCTTTCTCATACTGCAGTATTACCCAGTACTTTACACCAATTTTCTCTGCTAAATCTTTCTGAGTATAACCTCGCTCTAACCTCCAATTTTTTACTTTTTCCCTACTTCATAGTCTAGACTTCTTTCCACGAAAAGAACCATACATATAATATTTTCTACTATAGCTCAAAGGCTCCAGTAAACTCTAAAACCTTAAAGTTGTCTATAGATTAATTAAAGCCCCCTAAAAGTTTCTTTACTACCTCCACATACCCTATTTACCCACGGAGACAATACTTCATCATTGCTAATATCTTTTATAGCATACTTTTCATTCCATATGCCACATCTAGTGAAACTACCTCTTTCTACCGCTTCTTTAAGTTTCACTCCCCCGAAAAGGCAGTTTTTTCCTATTTCTTCTCCTCTTTGTTGTAATTCAGCCCACATTTCCTTGTTTTCTACTCTCACTTGTACTTGATCATATTTTTTTACATCTTGGTACAATATAATATTTAGCTTACCAATGCTCGTAGGAAATTCTAACATGACAGAGCTGCCATCTGAAATATCGGTATAGTTTCTTATACCTCCCTTCTCATTTTTAACTTCAACTGCATCATTGCCAATTTTTAAAATATTACTCCCTAACTCTCTCAGTATTTTGGTTACCTCTACCTTGCTATCTTCAGAGAATTCCATAAAAAGCATTTTATTATCTATCTCGATATCTATTAATTCTCCTTTCTGAACAGCACTTTCGCCAGCTTTCTCTAGTTCTTCTAGTTGCTTATCTATCTGTGGCTGAACTTCTGGTTGTAGCTCATTATAGATTTCACCTATCAGTTTATTCTGCAGTAGAGTATCATGAAACTCTGCACCGCTTAGCATTAATTTACGTATTAGCTTTTTTCGATCACTTTTTTCTAATCTGTGAAAATGTGTACCCAATACTACATACTCTGCAATACTCCATTCTCCATCATTACATGCAT is a window from the Wolbachia endosymbiont of Armadillidium arcangelii genome containing:
- a CDS encoding patatin-like phospholipase family protein, yielding MVKYILSVDGGGIRGIIPAVILAEIEKRARKTISQIFDLMAGTSTGGIVVAGLCKKDERGNPQYSANDLVELYQEYGSYIFKSSFFRRAILSWFNCAQYPHKNIEFVLDKYFGEDILKNTLSNVLLTSYDIYNNCPFFFKSWKEGNIKLKDALRAATAAPTYFAPKYLKINQKEMVLVDGGVFANNPAACAYASGKRLFPNDDILLLSIGTGRTDRSIEYANSKRFGKIGWIKPLLHVMFSSSLDAVNYQLNQVIANKYIRIQSQLKIASPDMDNITSKNIKSLQQEAKAMIEENQKVIEKFCIEILNI
- a CDS encoding helix-turn-helix domain-containing protein; its protein translation is MEVYVFVSASNVSYGIGQKIENCRLMRGHTQIGLAGQIGLTYQEVNSYENGYSAIPVEVLYIIAKALSATVTDLLPESVIVREYKDEDEEILYLTKIYENQKLGKIVPSLVRFVHISEKINQEEARLEVAKNLVKEGVSVDIISQATGLSIYEYDNTEKEVCTDSIYYRVGQRIREWRLIKRYTQKDLANKVGLTLKEIHEYEIGYTAISFDKLYQIAEGLSVNIKVLLPKTRESKKLLSLMDEYREQESLDALVKSLSEDMKSGKEKVKKAEKVRVAKNLSKADISIDIIVRASGLTADDCEN